The sequence below is a genomic window from Micromonospora aurantiaca ATCC 27029.
GGCCGCGCAACTGCCCGTCCGGATCGCCGCCGAACTGGCGGTCGACCCGTCCGAGGTGCTGGACCGGGTGAAGCTGCGCCGGCTGGACCGCTCGGAGGCGATCGCCATCATCGCCGCCAAGCAGGCGTGGGCAGACGCCGGTCTGGACGAGGCCGGGCCGGACCCGGAGCGCCTGGCGGTGAGCGTCGGCTCGGGCATCGGCGGCGCCACCACCCTGCTCGCCCAGGACGACATCCTGGAGGCGTCCGGACCGCGGCGGGTCTCCCCGCACACCATCCCGATGCTGATGCCGAACGGCCCGGCCGCCTGGGTCGGTCTGGAGCTGGGCGCCAAGGCCGGGGTGCACACCGTGGCCAGCGCCTGCGCGACCGGCGCGGAGGCGATCGCGCTGGGGCTGGACATCATCCGCGCCGGCCGGGCCGACGTGGTGGTGGCCGGCGGCACCGAGGCGGTCATCCACCCGCTGCCGATCGCCGGCTTCAGCTCGATGCGGGCCATGTCGACCCGCAACGACGAGCCGGAGCGGGCCTCCCGGCCGTGGGACTCGGGTCGCGACGGCTTCGTGCTCGGTGAGGGCGCGGGCGTGGTGATCCTGGAGCGCGCCGACCACGCCGCCGCCCGGGGCGCCCGGGTGTACGCGCGCCTGGCCGGCGCGGGGATCACCTCGGACGCGTACGACATCGTGCAGCCGCACGCCGAGGGTGAGGGCGCCATCCGGGCCATCGCCCGGGCGATCGCCGACGCGGACGTGGCCCGTACCGACATCGTGCACGTCAACGCGCACGCCACCTCCACCCCGGTCGGGGACATGCTGGAGATCGGCGCGCTGCGTCAGGCGGTCGGCGACCACCCGGTGCTCACCGCCACGAAGTCGATGACCGGGCACCTGCTCGGTGCGGCCGGCGCGCTGGAGTCGATCGCCACCATCCTGGCCATCCGGGACGGCGTGATCCCGCCGACGATCAACCTGGACGACCCGGACGAGGGCCTGACGCTGGACGTCGCGGCGCACAAGGCACGTCACATGGAGATCCCGGCGGCGCTGAACAACGCGTTCGGCTTCGGCGGGCACAACGTGGCGCTGGTCTTCACCCGCCCCTGAGGTTCCGCCCTGAGGTAAGGAAGGGCCCCTTCTTAACAGTAACTGTTAAGAAGGGGCCCTTCCTCTACCGCAGGCGTTAAGAGGGGGCCCTTCCTTACACCTCAGCCGCGGTTGCGGGGGTGCTGCCGGGCGGTCCGCTCGTTGCCGCGCCGGTAGTTGCCGGTCCACCGGGCCATGGCCAGCTGCGGGTCGTCGCCGACCTCGGCCAGGAACTGCGCGGCCCGGCCGCCGCGCAGCGTGCCGGCGACCCGGCCGTGATGCGTGATGACCACCGTGCCGTCGGCGCGCTCGACGTAGCGGAAACCCTGTGCTGCCTCTCCCATGGGCGCCACCCTGCCAGCCGGGGCCGCCCTGACGCATCCGGGTTTCGGCGCGATCCGGGCGGGCGGCCGGGTCAGGTGCGGCAGGTGGTGGCCGGCAGGCCGGAGACCGGCACCGGGGAGCGGCCGGCCGGGCGGGCCTTGCCGGCGAGCACCGCGGCGAGCCCGGTCATCGAGGCCCGGGTGGACGAGTAGGTCGCCATCAGCGTCGGGGACTTCGCCCCGGACAGCACGTACGGCGTGTCCATCGCCACCGTCACGGCGGCGCCGGCGCTCAGGTCCTTCGCGCCGTCGCCGTAACCGACCAGGTGCACCACCGTGCCGCCGGAGGGCACCACCTTGACCCCGGCCGCGGTGAGCGCCTCGGTCAGCAGCTTGCGGGTGCGCTCCCGGCCGCCGGAGGAGGTCACGCTCACCGGGCCGGTCACCGCCCCGCCGCACTTGCCGCGCAGCACAGTCACGGCGGCGGTGGCCAGGTCGTCGGCGGCCTTGCGGTGGGCTGCGCCGTCGAGCGTGGACAGCGCCGGGGTGTCCCGCCCGGCCAGCCGGAACTTCATGGTCAGCACCCGGGTGACCGCCTCGACCAGGCGGGCGCGGGGCAGCGAGCCGTCCTTGAGCGCGGCGCGCAGCCCGTCGTACGCCTGGGTGACGTTCGGGGTCATCAGGATGAGGTCGTTGCCGGCGTTGAGCGCGCGTACGGCGGCCTCGCCCGGCGACCACTTCTTCGCCGGGGCCATGTTCATCCCGTCGGTGATCACCACGCCCTGGAAGCCGAGCTGGCCGCGCAGCACGTCGGTGAGCAGCTTGCGGGAGAACGTGGCAGGGGTGCCCGGGTCGACTGCCTTGACGTCCAGGTGGGCCGACATCACCGCCATGGCCCCGGCGCCGATGCCGGCCCGGAACGGCGGGAACGCGAGGCGGTCCAGCTCGGCGCGGGACTGCTTGATCACCGGCAGTTCGGTGTGCGAGTCCTCGGCGCTCAGGCCGTGCCCGGGGAAGTGCTTGACCGCGGCACCGACGCCCTCGGCCTGCAGGCCGCGTACCGCACCCGCCACCTGGGGGGACGCGGTCGCCGGGTCGGCGCCGAAGGACCGGGAGCCGATCACCGCGCTGCGGGTCGCCAGCACGTCGGCGACCGGCGCGAAGTCGAGGTTGACGCCCATGGCGGCCAGCTCTGCCCCGGCGGCCCGCCAGGCGGCCTCGGTCAGCGCCGGGTTCCCGGCGGCGCCGGCGGCGAGCGGGCTGGGCAGCAGCGTCACCCCGTCGGTGATCCGGGTGACCACGCCGTACTCCTGGTCGGTGCCGATCAGGAAGGGCGCGGCACCCGCGGGCAGCTTGCCGGCGGCGGCGCGCAGTCCGTCGGTGAGCGCACGGACCTGCTTGGGGTTGTCCACGTTCGTGGTGGGCCTGGTTGCCCGAGGTCGGGTCGTCGGCGCTGAAGCCGACCAGGATCAGCCCGCCGAGCCGGTACTTCGCCACCATCTCGGCGGGGGTGTCGACCCCTGCCAGCGCCCGGTTCCCGGCGGCCGACCCGGCCGACACCTCGGTGGCCGAGCTGCCGTACGCGTACGGCATCAGCACCTGCCCGACCAGGTCCTCGTCGCTCAGCGTGCCGACGAGCGCGGCCGCGCGGGCGGCTGGATCGGCGGCCGGCGGGTCACTCGGCGCGGGCGCTGCGGACGACGGCGCCGGGCTCGTCGGGGCAGGTCGGGGCCGGTCCGGCCCGTCCGAGCACCCGGAGACGAGCAGCGCGGTCAGTGCGGCGAGCGCGACGGCGGAGCGCCGCGGGGAAATCGACACGCGGCCCACCGTATCGGGGCAACTCGGCCGCCGTCACCCGACCCGGGTGAGCAGCGTCACCGGCGCACCGTCCCCGGCGTACCGGTAGGGCTCCAGTTCGGCGTCCCAGGCGGTGCCGAGCGCCTTGTCCAGGGCGTGGGCCAGCGCCTCCGGGCTGCGTGCGGCGGCCATCAGGCTGCGGAGCCGGTCCTCGCCGAGCTGGATGTCGCCGGCCGCGCCGACAGCGGCGCGGAACAGGCCGCGGCCCGGTACGTACATGAAGCGCTCGCCGTCGACGCCGGGACTGGGTTCCTCGGTGACCTCAAAACGGATCATGGGCCACTGCCGGAGGGCAGCGGCCAACTCCGCGCCGGTCCCCGGGCTGCCGGTCCAGCCGCACTCGGCGCGACGGGCGCCCGGATCGGCGGGCTGCGCCGTCCAGTGCAGGTTGACCGGCGCGGCGAGGACGCGCGCGATCGCCCACTCGACGTGCGAGCACACGGCGAGCGGGGTCGAGTGGACGTATACGACGCCACGCGTTGGCACGGTGACCTCCCGATGAGCCGAGGTGCGTCTTCCCCTACGACCTCGTCCTACCGAGTGGTACCTGGCACACATGATGACCCGTGTGACTGGTGGTGCGCCAGCGAATCGGAAAATTCGCCGGCCCCCGGAGCGGGAAATACCCGGGTGGTGGACCTGGTTGTGCCCTCTGACGCCGCGACGACCAGCCAGGTGTCGTGGTCGTGTACAGTTCTCTGGGCGGTTCTGTGCCGCCGTACATCTTCGCGGGCCGGCGCCCACCCGGGCGTCATCCGCATACAGCCCCCGGACGGCTTCCGTCCCCACCGTACGTCTGCAAGGAGTACCTCCGTGGCGAGCAACACCTCTAAGACCGCGCGCGCGTCCGTCCGGGCCGGCCAGGCTGGCCAGGGTGGCGCCCTCAGCGTGCTGGGCGAGTTCAAGTACCTGATCCCGCTCAACGGCGGCAAGCACGCCTACGTGCGCAACCTGACCAACGGCAAGACCGCGCACCTGCGCACCGACTCCGACGCCTTCGTCGAGGAGATCCGCGTGCTGGCCGCCGCCGGCCACGCCGCCAAGATCCGCGCCGAGATCAACGGCCTGGCCGCGTCCTACCCGGACCACGGCTGGGACGCCACCGAGAAGCGCCTCGTCGAGGCCGGCGTCTTCGAGGGCTGAGCGCCCTCACCCGCACCGCCGCGACCGCCCGCCGGGATCACCCCGGCGGGCGGTTTCGCGTCTGCTCCTGCGGCAGCAGCGTCACCTCGCCCGTGGCCAGGTCGTAGAGCGCGCCCTCCACTGCCAGCTCACCCGCGTCCACCGGCCCGGCCAGCCGTTCGTCGCGGCGCAACGCCGCCACCGTGCGCCGGACGTGGCGGCGGATCGCCAGCGGATGCGCGTCCGGGTCGTCCACCCCGACGTCGGTGACCGCCGGGGCGATCCGGTCCACCACGTACGCCAGGTCCCCGCCGGGCCGGCGTCCGGTGCGCAGCGCCTCGACGGTCGAGCCGACCGCGCCGCAGCGCTCGTGGCCCAGCACCATCACCAGGCGTACGCCGAGTTGCTCCACCACGTACTCGATCGAGCCCCGGACGGCCCGGTCCAGCACGTGCCCGCCGGTACGGATCACGCAGATCGAACCGAATGTCTGGTCGAAGATCGCCTCCAACGGCACCCGGGAGTCGATACAGCCCAGCACCACCGCGTACGGCTGCTGGTCGCCGGAGGCCACCGCCGCGGCGGCGGTGACGTCGTGCCCGTGCACCGGCTGCCCGCTGACGAAACGGCGGTTGCCGGAGAGCAGCTCGGCCAGCGCGGCGCGCGGGCTGGTGGACGGCATGCCTCCCAGCCTGGTCACCGATCCGACCTCGTGGGGCCGGACGGGAATCTTCTCTCCGGGCCGGTTGCCGTGGTCTCATGGCGGGTAACGCCGGTGTCACCGCCGGGTCATCCGGTGGACATACATCGGCGGGCCCGGGAGGTGGACGATGCCGGACCTGGAACTGCGGCTCCCCGACGACGTACGCCTGCACGTCAGCGTCACCGGGCCGGTCGACGCCGCGGTGACCGCCGTCCTGCTGCACGGCTGGACGCTGGACGGGCGCAGCTGGCACCGTCAGGTCGCCGAGCTGCGGGAACGCTTCGGCGGCCGGGTCCGCCTGGTCACGTACGACGCGCGCGGCCACGGCCGGTCGAGCTGCCTGGCGCTGCGCGACGCCACCCTCGCGCAGCTCGGTGACGACCTGGCGGCGGTGATCGACGAGATCGTCCCGTCCGGTCCGATCGTCCTGGTCGGGCACTCGATGGGCGGGATGACGGTGATGGAGTACGCCCACCGGCACCCCGGCCGGTTCGCCGCGCGTACCGCCGGGCTGGTCTTCGTCTCCACCACCGCCGAGGGGCACACGCACACCGCGTACGGCCTCTCCCCCCGGATCACCCGGCTGATCCGCCTGGCCGAGACCACAGGCGCCGGGGTGCTGGCCCGCTGCGGCGGCTGGCGGCCCCCGCACGCGCTGCTGCGCGCGCTGCGCCCGAGCATCCGCTGGATGCTGTTCGGCGACCGCTGCGACCCGGCCGACATCCGGCTGGTCACCTCAGCGGTGGCCCGGGCCACGCTGCGCTCGATCGGCGGTTTCCGCGCCTC
It includes:
- the fabF gene encoding beta-ketoacyl-ACP synthase II; the protein is MSRPDVVVTGLGATTPLGGDVASTWDAMLAGRSGVGALTQEWAAQLPVRIAAELAVDPSEVLDRVKLRRLDRSEAIAIIAAKQAWADAGLDEAGPDPERLAVSVGSGIGGATTLLAQDDILEASGPRRVSPHTIPMLMPNGPAAWVGLELGAKAGVHTVASACATGAEAIALGLDIIRAGRADVVVAGGTEAVIHPLPIAGFSSMRAMSTRNDEPERASRPWDSGRDGFVLGEGAGVVILERADHAAARGARVYARLAGAGITSDAYDIVQPHAEGEGAIRAIARAIADADVARTDIVHVNAHATSTPVGDMLEIGALRQAVGDHPVLTATKSMTGHLLGAAGALESIATILAIRDGVIPPTINLDDPDEGLTLDVAAHKARHMEIPAALNNAFGFGGHNVALVFTRP
- a CDS encoding DUF3145 domain-containing protein; this translates as MPTRGVVYVHSTPLAVCSHVEWAIARVLAAPVNLHWTAQPADPGARRAECGWTGSPGTGAELAAALRQWPMIRFEVTEEPSPGVDGERFMYVPGRGLFRAAVGAAGDIQLGEDRLRSLMAAARSPEALAHALDKALGTAWDAELEPYRYAGDGAPVTLLTRVG
- a CDS encoding carbonic anhydrase → MPSTSPRAALAELLSGNRRFVSGQPVHGHDVTAAAAVASGDQQPYAVVLGCIDSRVPLEAIFDQTFGSICVIRTGGHVLDRAVRGSIEYVVEQLGVRLVMVLGHERCGAVGSTVEALRTGRRPGGDLAYVVDRIAPAVTDVGVDDPDAHPLAIRRHVRRTVAALRRDERLAGPVDAGELAVEGALYDLATGEVTLLPQEQTRNRPPG
- a CDS encoding alpha/beta fold hydrolase, which gives rise to MPDLELRLPDDVRLHVSVTGPVDAAVTAVLLHGWTLDGRSWHRQVAELRERFGGRVRLVTYDARGHGRSSCLALRDATLAQLGDDLAAVIDEIVPSGPIVLVGHSMGGMTVMEYAHRHPGRFAARTAGLVFVSTTAEGHTHTAYGLSPRITRLIRLAETTGAGVLARCGGWRPPHALLRALRPSIRWMLFGDRCDPADIRLVTSAVARATLRSIGGFRASIGAQHRLETLAALGGLPAAALVGDRDRLTPPPCAESIAAALPTTELTVCPGAGHMLMMERPDEVNAALAGVLDRVLAGRPATRL